The genomic interval CTGCCTTCCCAGGTGCAATGCAGTAAGTTGAGGGCTCCCTCTGCTCGTTTCCAGTGCTGCAGGTGGAAGAATGCATATGCCACtgcttcactgtcccctctcttcAGAATGTGTTCTGGAGGCAGGATCAAACTCTTCATCTCTAAAAGATactgcatgaacacacacacaaacaaacagtacAAAAGTCAAAATTACTTTTCTAATTTGTAAAAAAAGtagtaatattaaataatttaaataaatcagtttTGTAATGTCGTGATTCTTATTATCAATTTTCCAATGATTTGTAGgaattattcatatattttccaCAATTAAATGAAACTGTAGAACTCTATATTTTTAAGAAAGGAATGGCAATGCCTCATATTTTCATTGAGAAACAATTATTAATATGATTAATGACCCTAATAGCATGGTTCTCAGACTGGTTCTCAGGGAAAGGCCACATTTTATATTCTGTCCATATGTGTTGCAAGTTAGATTGAAGCAATAACTGGACAGCGGAGGTCCCTCTGGACCTGTTTGAGAACCACCACTCTAAGCACTGTACAGCATTGTCCggcatggctctgtctgtctcagcaaagctgtgtgtgtgtgtgagcacataTCTGAGCAAAGCCCCTAGCTGTAGCCCCCTGTGGTGTATGGTGTGAGGAGACAGGACAGTGGGATTACATGGATTTAGTGGCAGGGTAACCTTTCCAAACTTCCCTGTCTGTACCCGCAGAACAATGATCTGGGACTCCACTGAGCAAggagctctttctctctgctgggAATAACCCACACACCATCATAAAGCCCCATCAAATTCTTAAATGTCCCTTTTTTTGGCTCCACTGTGCCCATCTGCCCTAGCTAGCTGGGTATTTACCTCTGGCATTAGACTGGCAGCTGTCCTTGGTGGCATCCCctggcacatacacacacacacttggtctTTTGAAGTGAGGATAGAATGTCAGTGTTGATGCCTTTTATGTAGGGGTTTCTCCTAAGCTAGTGTTCCTCAGCTAAGCCTCTGTCTGAATTTCATGCTGCTCGTAACCCTCTTACTTGGCCAAACCAGCAAGCTCACACTCCATAAGCCACAGACGTACTCAAAAGAACATTGTTCAATGTAATGTCACAGTGGTAAATAGGGATGCAAGATGATATTGGAATCATTATTGGCCTATATCTGCTCTAAAATAAATCATTGTCAAAGAGTATGTGTGTGCTTAAATGACATGTTTTAAAAGCCAGTTTTTCTGCAGTGATAATACAGGTAGATCTACTTCAAAACTCTATGCTCTgggattaaagcaaaacatcaaatcaataattaaataaaataaatacataattcttctgaaataaactgttttttttttttttttttttcaaattctgCTTTTGAGTGTAAAAGCAATGCAGAGGTGCTGTGAGGTACAGCTTTACTATTATTTGCCGatatgtgattttaatgctgcTTTTGATCCTAGTGACTAATTAGCTCtgtaaagatattttaaaattatttcagttttattattaaacagTACAAATCACTGCTTAGAACAACAAATAACTTCTCAAATTTTATTTCAGCTATAAGTGCAAAAGTTGTATTCACCCTTACTTTTTTGCTTGAAGCTTTGCTTAAAGGGATACTATGTAAGAACTGGCCTTTTGGTCTCTCTCTACCTGTTGCTGtgtgtaattcatgtttacagtactgttGTGATATTAAtcaacacctctctctctctctctcaagattTCTGAGGGTCATTTTCATATCGGTCACATACAGCTAGCCAGGCTTCTAAATACACTTAGGGCTTCTAGTAATAAatgcacgcacacactcccTCAATGTTATCCCCTGGGAATGTGTGCAatcaaataattattacaaGCATAACGTGTAATTTTTGTGGTACGTTAGCCATTTCAACCATACAGCAACTGACAGAAAAACACTTACTGCCAGAAGTGATGTCCAATGCTAAAATGTTCACTAATaaggctaaagttagcagcctATACtacataatgttcctttaaccTGAAACATGTTTCAAGGTTGTAACTACAAGTGTAGTGACTATGAACTCAGTAGGGTGTAGAGAAACGCTGGAGCAGGCGGCTGTGATATCTCACTAGATGCACAGATCACCTGTCATTTGACCACTGTGACCATAAATAGggaaaaaagtgatttttttcccaGAATATACTTTTTTATAACTTAGGATCCCTAAATTCTTGAAATTAttcaatgtatatttacattgatttccCTCCTATAAGTGAGAAATTGACAGTTTCTTCTGCATTTCAAAGTTGAAATCCTCTTTTCTGCCAGTGGTTGTCGCAAATATTTGCTTGTTCTAATCTTCTGATATTCAGAAATGCATtaagcacacacaaacatgatcACAACCGCACCTCATCAGGCATCAAGAACATGACGAAGCCGACTGGATAATGGCTTGCTGTGTGTTGTATAATTGTTTGTGCATTTACATTTGCTTTATTATTAAAGGATATGTACATTCTGATTAATCTTAGCGATGCTGCCCCACAGTGTCCACAACAAATTATTTCACATTGGAAGGTTCAATCTTACAACATTACATCATATCTTAAGTGAAATGCATACAGTGTAGATGAACTTGACATGGTCATGTTCTTTCAAGAAAGCTTTAAGGCAAACAAAAATTATATTCTCCACATATATCTCCATTCTTCTTTAGAGACATGGAGGCATCCTGGCACATGAAAgtccaggtgtgtgtatgaatgtgtgtgggggTATTCACCCCAggcaggtgcactttgtagacATATCCAGTATGTTTGGGGCTGTTAAGATGTAGGGGTGGGTGTGCGTGAGTATAGGGTAAGGGCAAGTTAGAGCCAAGTACAGAGAGAAGTGGAATATGAGGGCTTCAGGGTGGTTGATGGTCATGCAAGAGACTAACTTaaaccaaaaatacaaaacaacaacatatgGATTTCTACTCTAAGCAGTGTTCATACTGTTTTACTGCTGTTAGAGCAGCTGTTTAACCTGTGTGTTTTATAAGGTAAAAGACCAGGTGATCAGTTACTCTCAATAGTCAGAGCTTCAAACTGCAAAGAGTTTGTACTAATTATCACAATGCAACAGCAGCACCTTGTGGTTTTGAGTGTACATGGCAATAAACATCTGTAATGGACAATTCAGCATTTTTTACTGTACCTTCACAGCTTATAAccaatttactttttttaaaggagCTGCTAAGTTTTCAAACTTAAGAGTGACCACTAATCAGTTTGCTAAACACTTTAAAGAGTTCAGGCTGGAGATCTCTGGAGACTTTAATTTGTGATACGCACGTGTCACATATCACACACTCCAGCTCCAAACAGTTTCACTAAAAGGGAAAATCTTTTCCCCTTTATAAAAATGACCCTGTATTACCACAGAACGCCAAATTACACCTTAATGATTGAATTACAATTTTATTAATGATTCACAAGTAATTTAAGTATTAGACTGGATACTTAGACGGCTATATTAGAAGAATGTCTAGCTCTAAGCTACATTAGATATGACAGAGATCAACAGTTTTGTGGGGTATTTTAGTAACTTTGCCCATTAAGTTAAATTTAGGTCTAGTGTTCAGCAGCTGAGACTTCCATGTAACAATCCACAACAGAACAGCACTGGAACATTATCACTAATTTATATGAAGCAGCTATTCAGTAGTTCACAGAGAAGTTTCATAGTCCTTTGGAAGTGATGAAATGTCTCTAACCTTTGGTACATGTGGGTTGAACTCCACAGCTCTGTGTATAGCCTCCACTGCattcatttctgcagtgcttagACCCCGCCTAGAGGCTGCCTCGGGTGAAAATCTGGAGCAAATACAGTAGatacaacaaacacacaaaccgtTACTATCTGCATATCTAAAGACAACAGAAGAGGTTAATGATTAGAAGCATTTTGTTCATTTGCATCTCATATCACTCGTACCATAGATATGCCACACACTTACTTGTCTGACACTGCCCGTGCTTTCAGTAACGCAGATGTGTAGCATATAGTGGCAGATTTTGGCAAACTGATATCTGtaaacagagaagaaaatgaCCTGCTAATGCAGTTTAGACATCatatttccctgtgtctgcttaaCAGCTTGCTTCTTTGGAACACAGTGTACAAggatatttttatgtattatgtTCCTTCAACTTACCATCATATTTTGCTAAGACTGCTTGTACATCAGCATATGCCTGTAGTTCTAGCAATGCTTCTAGAAGGTTTTCATGAATATTTAGCATCCCAAGTAAGGGAAATTCTTTCATTAACTAGAGAAAAAAGAACAAGCAGAAGAATAAATGACAAAGCGGTgccatacaaaataaaagtgtttatCGTATACAGATAAAGAACAATGGATAATCAAAAGAATTCCTTTATTTCAAGTTCTGTATGTAGGGATCATAAAAAAAGTCTTACATCTCTCATCATTTTCACAGCCTCTTTAATGCGTCCTAGTTTTCGGGCACACATGGCCAGTCTGCGTTTGATGTACACCAGAAGATTTGTGTCTTTCCCTGCTGtgatcaaaataataaataacattacCATAAGTAAAactatcgtgtgtgtgtgtgtgtgtgtgtgtgtgtgcacaagtgagagtatgagagagagaaggcaagagagagcaggtgagagagagagagagagagagagagagagagagagagagagagagagaacgagcaggtgagagagagagagagagagagagagaaaagagagagagagagagagagagagagaacgagcaggtgagagagagagagagagagagagagagagaaaaagagagagagagagaaggcaagagagagagagcaggtgagcaagagagcgagcgagagagcaggtgagcgagagagagagaaatggtgaGGCATGGGATTACCAAACTTAAGTGCTTGTTTAAATAGTCTTTCAGCTTCTAGGATGGTAGTAGCTTCCTCTTCTGCAAGAAGCACATATGCTGCAGCAcatctgaaaacacacaaatatagtTTTAATGTCAGCCAACAGCAAAACCATTCTTTCATAATTATTCCCACTGTAGGCTGTGTATGattttgtaaacaaacagaGTGTTCCTCTCTGATTTTTCCAATTCTCTTGTtgaacaaatggaaatgaatcATTCAAGTGAAATGttaattaaagaataaatatgTTACAATACATTCAATACACTTAATATCTTCAATCCTTAAATAAAATGGAACATTTTCATCTATTTCTTGTAGCCCTTTCTCTGGTTTACTTGGTCCTGAACATTACAGGTGCTCTTCAGTGTCAACTCATTGCTTCCCTGACTGCTTTCATCTGTCTTGTTCTGTTCTATGAACagagtgaataaaaataataaggaTTTCCACGCTCTAACGTGATTATTTGTGTGTCTATTTTTGGTGTTTATCTGAATGGTAACATTATATTTGGAGTTGGAGTGCATACATATCCATGTTTCTTTATTTACTCTCTACAACTTTCCAGAACAGCCTTGTAATTCATTAAATTTAGCTACATTCAGGTCAACACTGATTATACTCTGTAatggtttgtgtctgtattaaCGCCACATGAAACAATCACCAAAACAATGACTCTAATATCAGCACGGCTAATGCCAAGCGCCAGCTGGAGGTGTCTAAAGTGACATCATATCACCAGATCTCCACATATTTAGACATGTAGCACATATACGCACAACTTCATCTATAAACAGAAAcgattatttaaacatttaaactgtTGAAGCCACTCACTCTTGGTTGAGCTCAATGGCCTGGTAAGCAGCTCGGATTCGAGCTTGTGGATTCCTCTCCCGCCATGCCTTCTGCATCACTGTGGAACAAAAACAATCATGCTGGACTAAGAGCAATACCCTACATAACATTACAAAATTATTCTGTCCCACAGCTTCCAAGAGCTGAAGATTATCAAACTGACCAGTGTCCTCTGGTTTGAGTTGCTGTGTGTCACATGTAAAAAAGGTCTGGTGGTCTTGTGCTGAGAGATTCATGTCATAGTAGGTAAGAGGCTCTTTGCCCGTCACCCATGTGTATCTGGAGAAAAGAGGCCCAGAAAGAGCAAAAGGATGAGATCAGTATGGATATCTAAAACGGGACATCAAATATGACTGTCGGCTATTAGGGAATCAAGGACACTGATGAAGTACCTGCTATACTCTGCACCTCGGAAAAGATTCAGAGGATTCCGCCATACTTTACACTCTGAAAACAAACCCATTAGCCATTTTGTGGAATGCACAGTAAGAGACAAAAATTTCAATAACACAGAAATGCAGTATCCAGTAAAGTGCCTTCATCAGCGTTTCAGTTAATAGTTAAAGACTGTGTGAATTTAATTCAGTATATTAGACAAAAGAACATGAAGAACATGGACCAGGAAGAATCAATTTTTTGACATGCATAATGTACACTACATAGTACATAATACCACTGCTCACCTGAAACACTTGGTCTTTGCTCCACTTCTCCATTGGCTGAGGAGAAGAGACCCGCAGAACTGTTGTTCTCCACACCACCGAGGAGAGGACGCAAATGACTGACAGAAACCTGCTCAATGAAGGAGGTGCCATACTTTCTGAAATACCACCATTCAaatatctgagagagagagagatgtccaTCTCACAGTTTACAATTTCCTTTCATCTATTCAAATGTAGAACAAAGTTCCCATCAATAATTGTATCATTTGTCAAATGGTTTTAGGTGAACACATCTGTTTCAAAATTCCATGACGAATGGACAAAAAGAGATGGTCCAGACCATATCTGCCTTCACTAAATTCCACTAACAGTGATGTGATTTTTTCCAGTGCAGTTACAGAGCTGAACTTTAGTTGCTAACAGCAAGATTTTACAGTTTTCTCCAAAATATCTTTCCAAAAGACTATAAAAATCTGACAGCTTTTATCATTGCATTTAATACCCTTTTGCCTAGAGTTACTCAGTTATAAGACACAGCTTACCAATATAAGGCCAGAGATGAGAGAAGAGGTTCCAGTGAGTGCAACATAGAACTTGGGTGTGAGAGTGTTTAGAAACATGGAAGCTGTAAAGGGTAACACAGAAATGGAGAAATAGATTTACAACACACGGACAGTCTACAGACACTTAAGACCAAAGGGGCTGTGTATCTTTGGTTTTTACTTGGAACAAAATGCTAATACGCATGGACACATATTGATAGTCAACTTACTTCAATCGAGAGAGGTTATTAATACACCCCGGAGCTGACTGTAACTGTTACTGAACACACAGCTCATAAGAAGCTAGTGCAAAACACAACTATAGACAGATGACAGCTCAAAAAGCTGGAGACTTTAAGCCCTGAAATATAACTAACCCTGACAACAGCATATAAACAAAACTGTGCtgtacaattaaattaaaacaacagaaaGCTAGGCAGGTAAACCCAGAGGAGACAGCCGTGTATGCGTGAAAACAAATAGGAGAAAACTTTGTTAGCCACTGCGCTACGTTAGCCCCATTGAGCAGATATATGTGAACATATATTAAAGTTACCAGCGGTGACGGACTCCTGTAGCTTTAACGGACTCCTTAGAACGTAAATCATAGTCAGGACCATCGCAAACCACACCGCACAAACGTAGGTCCACGACCAGGAGAGCCACGACTTTAATTTCTCCGCGAATCCGTGAGATTGGGAATTACTGTTGTTTTCGTCCGCCATTTTTCGCCGGATGGTTATAAACAGAGCAGCCGAGAGAGAGCGCTGCAGTATCTAAACATCTCCACTGGGGGGCGCACAGACCTCAGAG from Hoplias malabaricus isolate fHopMal1 chromosome 3, fHopMal1.hap1, whole genome shotgun sequence carries:
- the st7l gene encoding suppressor of tumorigenicity 7 protein-like, with protein sequence MADENNSNSQSHGFAEKLKSWLSWSWTYVCAVWFAMVLTMIYVLRSPLKLQESVTAASMFLNTLTPKFYVALTGTSSLISGLILIFEWWYFRKYGTSFIEQVSVSHLRPLLGGVENNSSAGLFSSANGEVEQRPSVSECKVWRNPLNLFRGAEYSRYTWVTGKEPLTYYDMNLSAQDHQTFFTCDTQQLKPEDTVMQKAWRERNPQARIRAAYQAIELNQECAAAYVLLAEEEATTILEAERLFKQALKFAGKDTNLLVYIKRRLAMCARKLGRIKEAVKMMRDLMKEFPLLGMLNIHENLLEALLELQAYADVQAVLAKYDDISLPKSATICYTSALLKARAVSDKFSPEAASRRGLSTAEMNAVEAIHRAVEFNPHVPKYLLEMKSLILPPEHILKRGDSEAVAYAFFHLQHWKRAEGALNLLHCTWEGTFRIIPYPLEKGHLFYPYPGCTETADRELLPSFHEVSVYPKKELPFFILFTAGLCSFTAMLAMLTHQFPDLMGVFVKAFFSTLFAPLGFFADKMENFMPSCLWYQLTRI